Proteins found in one Rhodobacteraceae bacterium D3-12 genomic segment:
- a CDS encoding ABC transporter permease: MIRFLINRAAMAVPTLFLVSVAVFLMMRAIPGDPASAMLGDLATPEMVARLKSSMGLDRSLPVQYVVWIGDILSGDFGRSISTGDEVLPLMLERFRLSAVIVLLAVGIATLFAVPLGMLAAWRQGTLWDFGAVAFSTFFLSLPSFWLGLMILLTFGLNLGWLPVLGTVAMSTGTPLIVAVAMPVLTLFLIEMGALVRMTRASTIDVLRQEYITHARAKGLSEPVVMFRHAFPNAFAPTWTLIGLILGTLLGGIAVVETVFTIPGLGRLLVQGIYARDYPVVQGCILLISAIYVLVNLVVDMFYPLFDPKVAR, translated from the coding sequence ATGATCCGCTTTCTGATCAACCGCGCCGCGATGGCGGTGCCGACCCTGTTTCTGGTGTCGGTTGCCGTTTTTCTGATGATGCGCGCGATACCGGGCGATCCGGCGTCGGCCATGCTGGGCGATCTTGCGACGCCCGAAATGGTCGCCCGCCTGAAATCCAGCATGGGGCTCGACCGGTCATTGCCAGTGCAATACGTCGTCTGGATCGGTGACATCCTGAGCGGCGATTTCGGTCGCTCTATCTCGACCGGAGACGAGGTGCTGCCGCTGATGCTGGAACGGTTCCGGCTTTCGGCGGTTATCGTGCTTTTGGCGGTTGGTATCGCGACGCTGTTTGCCGTGCCTCTGGGCATGTTGGCGGCGTGGCGACAAGGCACCCTCTGGGATTTCGGAGCGGTTGCGTTCTCGACATTTTTCCTATCGCTCCCCTCGTTCTGGCTGGGGCTGATGATCTTGCTGACCTTCGGGCTTAACCTTGGCTGGTTGCCGGTGCTTGGAACCGTCGCGATGAGCACGGGAACGCCGCTTATCGTGGCCGTCGCCATGCCGGTGCTGACGCTTTTCCTGATCGAGATGGGCGCGCTTGTGCGCATGACCCGCGCCAGCACAATCGACGTGCTGCGGCAGGAATATATCACCCACGCCCGCGCCAAGGGGCTGAGCGAGCCGGTGGTGATGTTTCGTCACGCCTTTCCCAATGCCTTTGCGCCGACATGGACGCTGATCGGGCTGATCCTTGGGACATTGCTGGGCGGAATTGCGGTGGTTGAAACCGTGTTCACGATCCCGGGTCTGGGGCGGCTGTTGGTGCAGGGCATCTATGCGCGCGACTACCCGGTGGTGCAGGGCTGTATCCTGCTGATCTCGGCGATTTACGTGTTGGTTAATCTGGTGGTCGATATGTTCTATCCGCTGTTCGATCCAAAGGTGGCGCGATGA
- a CDS encoding DUF2298 domain-containing protein, which translates to MIGSLPPSELALLLRGCVVLALGAWAVRPLALRLVPGGAGWCVAILLAWVVIGWVPWAVAALGLIPFKSAAFSGVAALLILRGVAGVGAAGARGPEADTSAAYEALKPALWTFGAFAVLVWFGLAQRLGHAELSGLEKFTDMGLLAASMRSDWMPPQDAWFAGATINYYYVGQAMVASWAHIAGASAAEAYQIAMAILFALTGLGAWRLTVALGAGFGARIAQVLGAAAACVTLYGGNFHSVLYTLFRGVVPTTKEMFYFPDSTRFIGFDPATADKAFTEFPAYAFAVGDLHAHVIATPVFLLGLLLVLAILRRGMGGMRGMGGQEPAQGPDPVQAAALGWLLGLLVGVNAWDVAVLGVIALIVALVLAVQKTEAGLDRLGAAMVLALGVGALCAAPFLGAFTPFANGVEAAPARTPLWQLAVVYGHVLPAALLLLIALRWGGVRARAQLPTALILAAALLLIAIPETLIVRDIYGLDYARANSMFKLSFRAQSLLVVGGFAALIPAVARGGGWLIAALLAAVPMVATLSYAPHIFRAPSTIRQLDGLAFLGAERGLVTAAGRLSLAPGEAIIEASGAAFGETARVSAMTGLPTVIGWAGHEWLWRGDGAAANGRAALVRRFYETRQSGVRCDIIRRFQIRYVILGEVEKRSYPTLDLAGLEGLGPKVYDGAGGAIVQVAQGRCR; encoded by the coding sequence ATGATCGGAAGCCTGCCTCCCTCGGAACTGGCGCTATTGCTGCGCGGTTGTGTCGTGCTGGCGCTCGGCGCATGGGCGGTGCGGCCTTTGGCGCTGCGCCTTGTGCCGGGGGGCGCGGGGTGGTGCGTTGCCATTCTGTTGGCTTGGGTGGTGATCGGATGGGTGCCATGGGCCGTGGCCGCGCTTGGCCTGATCCCGTTCAAATCGGCGGCATTCAGCGGGGTGGCGGCGTTGCTGATCCTGCGCGGGGTTGCGGGCGTGGGTGCGGCAGGGGCACGCGGACCCGAAGCGGACACTTCAGCAGCCTACGAAGCGCTCAAACCCGCGCTTTGGACCTTTGGCGCCTTTGCCGTGTTGGTTTGGTTCGGCCTCGCCCAGCGGTTGGGCCACGCGGAGCTTTCGGGTCTGGAGAAATTCACCGACATGGGCCTGTTGGCGGCCTCGATGCGCAGCGACTGGATGCCACCACAGGACGCATGGTTCGCCGGGGCCACGATCAATTATTACTATGTCGGACAGGCCATGGTCGCCTCTTGGGCCCATATCGCCGGAGCCAGCGCCGCAGAGGCCTATCAGATCGCTATGGCGATTCTCTTTGCGCTTACCGGGTTGGGCGCGTGGCGGTTGACCGTTGCGCTGGGGGCGGGGTTCGGAGCGCGCATCGCGCAGGTGCTGGGGGCTGCCGCCGCCTGTGTCACGCTCTATGGCGGCAATTTTCACAGCGTTCTCTATACGTTGTTCCGCGGCGTTGTTCCGACAACGAAAGAGATGTTCTATTTCCCCGATTCAACCCGGTTCATCGGCTTTGACCCCGCCACTGCCGACAAGGCATTTACCGAATTCCCGGCCTATGCGTTCGCCGTTGGCGATCTGCATGCACATGTGATCGCAACGCCGGTTTTCCTGCTTGGCTTGCTGCTTGTGCTGGCGATCTTGCGGCGCGGTATGGGCGGTATGCGCGGCATGGGCGGGCAGGAGCCAGCGCAGGGGCCAGACCCGGTGCAGGCGGCGGCGCTCGGCTGGCTCTTGGGGCTGCTGGTGGGGGTGAACGCATGGGATGTCGCGGTGCTCGGGGTGATCGCCTTGATCGTCGCGCTGGTGCTGGCGGTGCAAAAGACCGAGGCGGGTCTTGATCGGTTGGGCGCGGCGATGGTGCTGGCGCTTGGGGTGGGGGCCCTCTGTGCGGCACCGTTCCTTGGGGCGTTCACGCCATTTGCCAACGGGGTAGAGGCCGCACCGGCGCGCACGCCCCTGTGGCAACTGGCGGTCGTTTATGGCCATGTGCTGCCTGCGGCGTTGTTGTTGCTGATCGCGTTGCGGTGGGGGGGCGTGCGGGCGCGGGCGCAATTGCCGACCGCGTTGATCCTTGCCGCCGCGCTTTTGCTGATTGCGATCCCCGAAACGCTCATCGTGCGTGACATCTATGGACTTGATTACGCGCGGGCCAATTCGATGTTCAAGCTGAGCTTTCGGGCGCAGTCACTGTTGGTGGTTGGCGGGTTTGCCGCGCTGATCCCGGCGGTGGCGCGTGGCGGTGGCTGGTTGATTGCGGCGCTGCTGGCGGCGGTGCCGATGGTGGCCACGCTCAGCTATGCGCCGCATATCTTCCGCGCGCCCTCGACGATCCGCCAGCTGGACGGCTTGGCGTTTCTTGGCGCAGAGCGTGGCTTGGTCACAGCGGCGGGTCGGCTCTCGCTTGCGCCGGGCGAGGCGATCATCGAAGCCTCGGGCGCGGCGTTTGGCGAAACCGCGCGGGTCTCGGCGATGACGGGCCTTCCCACGGTGATCGGCTGGGCCGGGCACGAATGGCTCTGGCGCGGCGACGGAGCGGCGGCCAACGGGCGCGCCGCCCTTGTGCGCCGGTTCTATGAAACGCGCCAATCCGGCGTGCGCTGTGACATCATCCGCCGCTTTCAAATCCGCTATGTCATTCTGGGCGAGGTTGAGAAACGGAGCTATCCGACGCTTGATCTTGCCGGATTAGAGGGGCTGGGTCCCAAGGTCTATGACGGCGCGGGCGGGGCGATTGTTCAGGTTGCGCAAGGGCGCTGCCGCTAA
- a CDS encoding C45 family peptidase has translation MSDLPFLDLGDDPTEAGLMQGRALAAAVRNNLETYFARFALGGSDRQTVLAEAERWAAYIAKDNPHYFAEMAGIARGAGLSDTELAVLNARYEITYSLYSREAAAMNGTADFPEQEGCTLWGAMPETTKSGACMIGQNWDWLEKLLGQVVIKRVTRNATPGTGRPDYIGFTEAGIVGCKMGVNAAGIGLCIAGLVSESEGGEQLRKPLHVRCAEILDAWRFSEAIRPVVQTDRLCSSNFMIGHGDGEIINIEATQDRCAYLYPDNGVISHANHLEVETSLRSEFERITPSSLFRAKRVRRHLGAAHGNIDLEVVHKTMSDHFSYPSSVCLHPDPALPAAKRNATVTSVAIDLTNRVLWATDGPPCQGAFQRFDLSGATARRDPVEA, from the coding sequence ATGAGCGACCTACCTTTCCTCGATCTGGGGGATGATCCGACAGAGGCCGGGCTGATGCAGGGGCGCGCGCTTGCTGCGGCTGTCCGCAACAACCTTGAAACCTATTTCGCCCGCTTTGCTCTGGGTGGATCGGATCGCCAGACCGTTCTGGCCGAGGCCGAACGCTGGGCCGCTTACATCGCCAAGGACAACCCGCATTATTTCGCCGAAATGGCCGGAATCGCGCGTGGTGCCGGCCTGTCAGATACGGAACTGGCGGTGCTGAACGCGCGGTATGAGATCACCTATAGCCTCTATTCCCGCGAGGCGGCGGCGATGAACGGCACCGCCGATTTCCCCGAACAAGAAGGCTGCACCCTTTGGGGGGCCATGCCCGAGACAACCAAAAGCGGGGCCTGCATGATTGGCCAGAACTGGGATTGGCTTGAAAAGCTGTTGGGGCAGGTTGTCATCAAACGGGTCACGCGCAACGCCACCCCCGGCACTGGCCGCCCCGATTACATCGGCTTTACCGAAGCCGGTATTGTGGGCTGTAAAATGGGGGTGAACGCCGCCGGAATCGGCCTGTGTATCGCCGGACTTGTGAGCGAGAGCGAGGGCGGTGAACAGCTGCGCAAACCGCTGCATGTGCGCTGTGCCGAAATCCTTGACGCTTGGCGCTTTTCCGAGGCGATCCGCCCGGTGGTTCAGACCGATCGCCTGTGTTCATCGAACTTTATGATCGGCCATGGCGACGGCGAGATCATCAATATCGAAGCAACACAGGACCGCTGCGCGTATCTCTACCCCGATAACGGGGTGATCAGCCATGCCAACCATCTGGAAGTCGAAACCTCGCTGCGTTCGGAATTCGAGCGGATCACCCCCTCGTCCCTGTTCCGGGCCAAACGCGTCAGACGTCACCTCGGGGCGGCACACGGAAATATTGATCTGGAGGTGGTTCACAAGACGATGTCGGATCATTTTTCCTATCCCTCGTCGGTTTGTCTGCACCCCGATCCGGCGCTGCCTGCGGCCAAGCGCAACGCAACGGTGACCAGCGTTGCAATCGACCTGACCAACCGGGTGCTTTGGGCGACAGATGGCCCGCCCTGTCAGGGTGCATTCCAACGATTTGACCTGAGCGGCGCAACGGCGCGCCGCGACCCTGTGGAGGCTTGA
- a CDS encoding NAD(P)/FAD-dependent oxidoreductase: MNQPKHIAIIGAGFTGLAAARDLARAGNRVTVYEADPFVGGLAGAFTPHGESDRLDRFYHHWFTSDRDIMALIDELGLGDAVSMEPSLTGVWFANQTFRLSTPLDLLRFPALSFPDRLRLGWLALKARRVRDWRALEGLSAEEWLRDLGGDRVYRVMWQPLLEGKFGAYASRISAVWMWNKLKLRGGSRGKGGAEHLGYMRGSFARVSEAMADDIRAHGGTLHLSTPVRRLTPLPGDRWQIETVQGGHDQAGTTPEQADAVIATPAPALLADMIAHWATQDTLAGLRRIDYLANLCLVLELDRSLGETYWLNVNDPEFPFVGVIEHTNFQSTAQYGGRHIVYLSRYLDAQDPLYALSDDAVRDFAVPHLKRMFPAFSPDWIKRHHVWRARWAQPVVERHYSAMIPPQDGPAPGLFLCSMAQIYPEDRGTNYAVRAGRALAARLLDTQ, translated from the coding sequence ATGAACCAGCCCAAGCATATCGCGATCATCGGCGCCGGGTTCACCGGGCTGGCGGCGGCGCGTGACCTTGCCCGCGCAGGCAATCGCGTTACCGTCTATGAGGCCGATCCTTTTGTCGGCGGCCTTGCCGGCGCGTTCACCCCCCATGGCGAGAGCGACAGGCTTGATCGGTTCTATCACCATTGGTTCACCTCGGATCGCGACATCATGGCGCTTATTGACGAGCTGGGCCTTGGCGATGCGGTCAGCATGGAGCCGAGCCTGACCGGTGTGTGGTTCGCCAATCAGACCTTTCGCCTGTCCACGCCGCTGGATCTGTTGCGCTTTCCTGCTTTGTCGTTTCCCGACCGGCTGCGGCTGGGGTGGTTGGCGCTCAAGGCGCGGCGCGTGCGCGACTGGCGCGCGCTTGAGGGGCTGAGCGCCGAAGAGTGGTTGCGCGACCTTGGCGGCGATCGGGTGTATCGCGTCATGTGGCAACCGCTGCTTGAGGGCAAGTTCGGCGCCTATGCAAGCCGCATTTCGGCGGTCTGGATGTGGAACAAGCTCAAGCTACGCGGCGGATCGCGGGGCAAGGGCGGGGCCGAGCATCTGGGCTATATGCGCGGCTCATTCGCGCGGGTAAGCGAAGCGATGGCCGACGACATCCGCGCCCATGGCGGCACGCTGCACCTGTCTACGCCGGTGCGCCGATTGACCCCTTTGCCCGGCGACAGGTGGCAGATCGAAACCGTTCAGGGCGGGCATGACCAAGCGGGCACAACACCAGAGCAGGCCGACGCGGTGATCGCCACGCCTGCGCCTGCTTTGCTGGCGGATATGATCGCCCATTGGGCCACGCAGGACACCTTGGCAGGTCTGCGGCGTATCGACTATCTGGCCAACCTTTGCCTTGTGCTAGAGCTCGACCGGTCGCTTGGCGAGACCTATTGGCTGAACGTGAACGACCCTGAGTTTCCGTTTGTCGGCGTGATCGAGCACACCAATTTTCAAAGCACCGCACAGTATGGCGGGCGTCATATCGTCTATCTGTCGCGCTATCTTGATGCGCAGGACCCGCTTTATGCGCTCTCTGATGACGCGGTGCGCGACTTTGCCGTGCCCCATCTCAAGCGGATGTTTCCGGCGTTTTCGCCAGATTGGATCAAGCGCCACCATGTCTGGCGTGCCCGCTGGGCACAGCCGGTGGTCGAGCGGCATTACTCCGCGATGATCCCACCGCAAGACGGGCCAGCGCCCGGTCTTTTTCTGTGTTCAATGGCACAGATTTACCCCGAAGACCGCGGCACGAATTACGCTGTTCGCGCTGGGCGCGCGCTTGCGGCGCGTTTGCTCGACACTCAATAA
- a CDS encoding beta-lactamase family protein, translated as MTTPKWRDPSNPGGEILPPHWHMAPYNRWSFQHMREMTPTAGVRRGHGGLRHFDQAPRDLGGLSFESRGRTLTINQFLDQSWTDGWLVLHQGKVLEERYLNGMTPERLHLSMSMAKSILGTVVGILIADGKIDPTAQLPHYLPELGETAYRAATVQHLLDMTTGVTFDESYEVPGSHMQKLGNACAWGGRGDAPGWPETIWQLVLELTEQERPHGDQFLYRSIETDVLGFVVERVMNLPLAEIVSNTLWQRIGAEEDAAYTVDLGGFALADGGFNATLRDFGRYAQLLCDGGRVGDQQVVPTSWIEETRFGKGGRFEGIYAEVMPGGGYHNKFWQVDPERGTIMCRGIYGQFIYVDPEAELAAVKLSTWPTPLDMDGALDSIAAFQALGRALGAP; from the coding sequence ATGACGACCCCGAAATGGCGCGACCCTTCCAATCCCGGTGGCGAGATCCTTCCGCCCCATTGGCATATGGCGCCCTATAACCGCTGGTCGTTCCAGCATATGCGCGAAATGACCCCGACAGCGGGCGTGCGCCGAGGACATGGCGGCCTGCGCCACTTTGACCAAGCGCCGCGCGATCTGGGCGGTCTCAGCTTTGAAAGCCGTGGGCGCACCCTGACGATCAACCAATTCCTCGATCAAAGCTGGACCGATGGCTGGCTGGTGCTGCATCAGGGCAAGGTGCTGGAAGAGCGCTACCTGAACGGGATGACACCCGAGCGGCTGCACCTGTCGATGTCGATGGCGAAATCCATTCTCGGCACGGTGGTTGGCATCCTGATCGCCGACGGCAAAATCGACCCGACGGCACAGTTGCCGCACTATTTGCCCGAACTGGGCGAAACCGCCTATCGCGCGGCAACGGTGCAGCATCTGTTGGATATGACCACCGGCGTCACCTTTGATGAAAGCTATGAGGTGCCCGGCTCGCATATGCAAAAGCTGGGCAATGCCTGTGCTTGGGGCGGGCGCGGTGACGCGCCGGGCTGGCCCGAGACGATCTGGCAATTGGTGCTTGAACTGACCGAACAAGAGCGCCCGCACGGTGATCAGTTCCTGTATCGCTCGATCGAGACCGATGTGCTCGGCTTTGTTGTCGAGCGGGTCATGAACCTCCCGCTGGCCGAAATCGTCTCAAACACGCTGTGGCAGCGGATCGGCGCCGAAGAAGACGCCGCCTATACGGTCGATCTTGGCGGTTTTGCTCTGGCCGATGGCGGCTTTAACGCCACTTTGCGCGATTTTGGCCGCTATGCGCAGCTTCTTTGCGATGGTGGCCGTGTGGGCGATCAGCAGGTGGTGCCGACAAGCTGGATCGAAGAAACCCGGTTTGGCAAAGGCGGGCGGTTCGAGGGGATCTATGCCGAGGTCATGCCCGGCGGCGGGTATCACAACAAATTCTGGCAGGTCGACCCGGAACGCGGCACGATCATGTGTCGCGGCATCTACGGACAGTTCATCTATGTCGACCCCGAAGCCGAGCTTGCGGCGGTCAAGCTCTCGACATGGCCAACCCCGCTCGACATGGACGGCGCGCTGGATAGTATCGCCGCCTTTCAGGCGCTTGGCCGGGCTTTGGGCGCGCCATGA
- a CDS encoding helix-turn-helix domain-containing protein, whose product MKKQTPEVDPRLMVQSVARAMRVQEAVGQATRPLSLAEIARAAEIDRSAAQRFAYTLEALGYLERGESGQGYRPGLKALDRSFEYLRAHPLVERATPALIELRKETRERVDLSLFDGASIVYAIRLQSKRETFYATLVGRRIPTFCTAGGRAMLALLDDSEIEDILDRSDLSRLTPKTITDRGEIMDKIKQARSDGYALALEEGQMGEIVIGTAIRGAQGRPLAAIHIAGSLSEWQERDFRDRCAPLAMEAAAALHIEA is encoded by the coding sequence ATGAAAAAGCAGACGCCCGAAGTGGACCCGCGGCTTATGGTGCAAAGCGTTGCGCGTGCCATGCGGGTGCAGGAAGCTGTCGGGCAGGCCACGCGCCCGCTGTCCCTTGCCGAGATCGCCCGCGCCGCCGAAATTGACCGCAGCGCGGCACAGCGATTCGCCTATACGCTTGAGGCGCTGGGCTATCTTGAGCGCGGCGAGAGCGGTCAGGGCTATCGGCCCGGCCTGAAGGCCCTTGATCGCAGTTTTGAGTATTTGCGCGCCCACCCTTTGGTCGAGCGCGCCACCCCTGCGTTGATTGAACTGCGCAAAGAAACCAGAGAACGCGTGGATTTGAGCCTGTTTGACGGAGCAAGCATCGTCTATGCGATCCGCCTTCAGAGCAAACGCGAAACCTTTTACGCCACGCTTGTGGGGCGGCGCATTCCGACATTCTGCACGGCGGGTGGGCGGGCGATGTTGGCATTGCTCGACGATAGCGAGATCGAAGACATTCTCGACCGTTCGGACCTGTCCCGGCTTACGCCCAAGACAATCACCGACCGGGGCGAGATCATGGACAAGATCAAACAGGCCCGCAGCGATGGCTATGCGCTTGCGCTCGAAGAAGGGCAGATGGGCGAGATCGTGATCGGCACCGCAATTCGCGGCGCTCAGGGGCGGCCCCTTGCGGCGATTCACATCGCCGGGTCGTTGTCGGAGTGGCAAGAGCGCGATTTCCGCGACCGCTGTGCGCCGCTCGCCATGGAAGCCGCAGCGGCGCTGCATATTGAAGCCTGA
- a CDS encoding flippase-like domain-containing protein, with translation MVVATTLAWAGVVRVGARCRADRAGRAGAGCAIHHPLRDTLNDLSGRHIMPALVVWSLPVWAFEGACYWAIAQGLPSLTAPLGAWLAMPVGTLSTLLPSSPGHVGTFDYFTQAAMRAAGNPLAPATAFVLITHAMLWLCTTVTGGLCLMLWSVRRGKRSTAGPT, from the coding sequence ATTGTTGTTGCAACCACGCTTGCTTGGGCTGGCGTTGTCCGCGTTGGAGCGCGGTGCCGCGCTGATCGGGCCGGGCGCGCGGGCGCGGGTTGCGCAATTCACCACCCCCTGCGCGACACGCTGAACGATCTGTCGGGGCGTCATATCATGCCCGCTCTGGTGGTTTGGTCGCTGCCGGTCTGGGCCTTTGAAGGCGCGTGTTACTGGGCGATTGCCCAAGGTTTGCCGTCGCTCACGGCCCCGTTGGGGGCGTGGCTTGCCATGCCGGTGGGCACGTTGTCGACGCTGCTACCGTCAAGCCCCGGACATGTCGGCACCTTCGACTATTTCACCCAAGCCGCGATGCGCGCAGCGGGCAACCCGCTTGCCCCTGCGACCGCCTTTGTTCTGATCACCCACGCCATGTTGTGGCTTTGCACCACCGTAACGGGCGGTCTGTGCCTGATGCTGTGGTCGGTGCGGCGCGGCAAACGCTCCACAGCGGGGCCGACATGA
- a CDS encoding autotransporter outer membrane beta-barrel domain-containing protein, which yields MTKFLVRLRGVLLALVVCAGVPQMAAAYNVPGSASANVPEITEVATGIVMRSLKQNVHALRQQSNGPIVATQGTLGFGTGQVPLAFSLDHRTFDSSTLDGRFDVATLFIGGRTDGGMTLFGGLVGEFGDLRTPLDAGRIEHSGFGLVAGVDYAVSDAVFLTAILGGMALDYDVSRGSGAFTGSFGAKRQFIDLSADYLTRGIGGSDMKLGFGLLYIHQRNDGYIESGGATVAPFTFDHLAATLAMRNTWGHDGGMRPYVDLSAQIRIAGDDGASAAVPVHADRQARLMIGVERNAGRSFFDVGLGANFVNDSYSGLDARLNYSFRF from the coding sequence ATGACCAAATTCCTTGTTCGCCTTCGCGGAGTCCTTCTCGCGCTTGTGGTCTGTGCCGGTGTTCCACAGATGGCTGCGGCCTATAATGTGCCCGGATCAGCAAGCGCCAATGTGCCCGAGATAACAGAGGTTGCCACCGGCATCGTCATGCGGTCGCTGAAACAGAACGTACATGCTCTGCGCCAGCAATCGAACGGCCCGATTGTGGCGACACAAGGCACGCTTGGGTTTGGCACCGGGCAGGTGCCGCTGGCTTTCTCGCTTGATCACCGGACCTTCGACAGCAGCACGCTGGATGGGCGGTTTGATGTGGCGACGCTGTTTATCGGCGGGCGCACGGATGGGGGCATGACCTTGTTCGGCGGGCTTGTTGGCGAATTTGGCGACCTGCGCACGCCGCTGGATGCCGGGCGGATTGAACACAGCGGTTTCGGGCTTGTTGCCGGGGTCGATTATGCCGTGTCTGATGCGGTCTTTCTGACCGCGATACTGGGCGGCATGGCGCTGGATTATGACGTGTCGCGCGGCAGCGGCGCATTCACCGGCAGTTTCGGTGCGAAACGCCAGTTTATCGACCTTTCGGCGGATTACCTGACGCGGGGAATCGGCGGCAGCGATATGAAGCTGGGCTTTGGGCTGCTCTATATCCACCAACGCAACGATGGCTATATCGAGAGCGGCGGCGCGACGGTGGCCCCCTTTACCTTTGACCATCTCGCGGCGACGCTTGCGATGCGCAACACTTGGGGGCACGACGGGGGTATGCGGCCCTATGTCGATCTATCAGCACAGATTCGCATCGCCGGAGACGACGGCGCCAGCGCAGCAGTGCCGGTCCATGCCGACCGTCAGGCGCGCCTCATGATCGGGGTCGAGCGCAACGCGGGGCGGTCATTCTTTGATGTCGGGCTTGGTGCGAATTTCGTCAACGACAGCTATTCCGGTCTTGATGCGCGCTTGAATTATAGCTTCCGGTTCTGA
- a CDS encoding glycosyltransferase family 2 protein produces MTPDRQLISIVVPCYDEEEVLGETLIRLDELSKTVPSCAFEFIFVDDGSTDGTNRILRDAATRDDRVKVVVFSRNFGQQIAVTAGIDLARGDAVVLMDSDLQDPPEVVAEMIDLWRSGYDVVYGTRLSREGDDWFKRNSARGFSRLINRLSEVPIPEDTGDFRLMGRSVVDVLKEMPERHRFLRGMVAWTGFRQVALPYDRPERYAGTTKYPLRKMVRYALDGLLSFSTKPLQISIALGLLAAGLAVAGIFYALVLRLFTSVWVEGWTALMIAVLFLGGVQLVSLGIMGEYVGRIYREVQRRPLYVVREVVGFKRSATGRAAPEQEAGLASARAPDPDPDPDPKPERKG; encoded by the coding sequence ATGACACCAGACAGACAGCTGATCTCGATCGTCGTTCCGTGCTACGACGAGGAAGAGGTTCTTGGCGAAACACTGATCCGGCTTGATGAATTGAGCAAAACCGTGCCCAGCTGCGCGTTTGAGTTCATCTTTGTTGATGACGGGTCAACCGATGGCACCAACCGCATCCTTCGCGACGCTGCAACGCGTGACGATAGGGTCAAGGTGGTGGTGTTCTCGCGCAATTTCGGCCAACAAATTGCGGTCACCGCCGGGATTGACCTTGCCCGTGGGGATGCCGTTGTCCTGATGGACAGCGATTTGCAGGACCCGCCCGAAGTGGTTGCCGAAATGATCGACCTGTGGCGCAGCGGCTATGACGTGGTCTATGGCACGCGCCTGTCACGCGAGGGCGACGATTGGTTCAAGCGCAATTCGGCACGCGGGTTTTCACGGCTTATCAACCGTCTTTCCGAGGTGCCGATCCCCGAGGACACCGGCGATTTTCGCCTGATGGGGCGCTCGGTCGTTGATGTGCTCAAGGAAATGCCCGAGCGGCACAGGTTTTTGCGCGGCATGGTGGCGTGGACGGGGTTTCGGCAGGTCGCGCTCCCCTATGACCGGCCCGAGCGCTATGCCGGGACAACCAAATACCCGCTGCGCAAGATGGTGCGCTATGCGCTGGACGGGTTGTTGTCGTTCTCGACCAAGCCGCTGCAAATCTCGATTGCGCTTGGCTTGCTTGCGGCGGGGCTGGCGGTGGCGGGAATTTTCTATGCGCTCGTACTGCGGCTGTTTACCTCGGTCTGGGTCGAGGGCTGGACCGCGTTGATGATCGCGGTGCTGTTTCTTGGTGGCGTGCAGTTGGTTTCGCTTGGGATTATGGGCGAATATGTCGGGCGCATTTACCGAGAGGTGCAACGCCGCCCGCTGTATGTGGTGCGCGAGGTGGTCGGGTTCAAACGCTCCGCGACCGGGCGTGCCGCGCCCGAACAGGAGGCGGGGCTGGCCTCTGCGCGGGCCCCCGATCCTGATCCAGACCCCGATCCAAAACCGGAGCGCAAGGGATGA